A single genomic interval of Limnochordia bacterium harbors:
- a CDS encoding GTP-binding protein, with product MAKQKFERTKPHVNIGTIGHVDHGKTTLTAAITTVLAHVAGGA from the coding sequence GTGGCTAAGCAGAAATTTGAAAGAACTAAACCACACGTAAACATTGGAACCATCGGTCACGTAGACCATGGTAAGACTACCTTGACCGCAGCGATAACAACAGTTCTTGCGCATGTGGCTGGAGGCGCG